CGCGCTCCCCCTTCAGGCCTAACCCTATCGGTATGTCGGCTGTGGAACTGGAGGAGATATCTTTCAGAAAGGGGAAGGTTTTTCTTCATGTCAAGGGAGTCGATCTTCTTCATGATACGCCCGTTATCGATATCAAACCCTACCTTCCCTATTCGGACTCTCTTTCCCATGCTGCAGGGGGATACGCCCAGGAGCCTCCCGGCAGGAAGTTCGATATACACTTTTCTTGCGAAGCCGAAAAAATGATTACCCTGGAGGAGGAAAATGGCGTTTGCGGCTTAAGGTCCCTCATTGTAAAAATGCTTGCCGGTGATCCGAGGCCTGCATACTATCTGCCCAGGCATTCAAAAGCGAGATTTGCCATCACCCTTATGAACCTTGATATAAAATGGTCTCTTGAGGGTGATCGGATTGTTGTTAATGAAGTTGTCAAATTAAAGTGATTTTTTTTAAATGCCTTTGTTGAAAAATAAAAGTCCCGCTCTTGGAATACAGGGCCGAATCAAGAGGGAACAGCGTTTATTAGTGAAGAGGGAATTTTTATTAACAGTGTTTATTCTCTCCATGTGGGAGCTAAAGTAGATGCCCTTTTCAAGCTGAGTCCTCTCGGTGACCCGCTTAAG
This genomic interval from Deltaproteobacteria bacterium contains the following:
- the tsaA gene encoding tRNA (N6-threonylcarbamoyladenosine(37)-N6)-methyltransferase TrmO, which gives rise to MCSDKRVWAGDPFSLTPVGRVHSIFKKKFGIPRQAGIIPEATATIELLAPFNNEQMVRGLEGFSHVWVLFVFHDSAAEGWKTTVRPPRLGGQKKVGVFASRSPFRPNPIGMSAVELEEISFRKGKVFLHVKGVDLLHDTPVIDIKPYLPYSDSLSHAAGGYAQEPPGRKFDIHFSCEAEKMITLEEENGVCGLRSLIVKMLAGDPRPAYYLPRHSKARFAITLMNLDIKWSLEGDRIVVNEVVKLK